From a single Fusobacterium ulcerans ATCC 49185 genomic region:
- the gltS gene encoding sodium/glutamate symporter yields the protein MERMALQLGMFETLALAVLAIYLGNFLRKVFPVLKKYCLPASVVGGTIFAAISLILYYSNVAELTFEFKAVNSLFYCIFFAASGAAASLSLLKKGGKLVVIFAILAAVLAACQNALALFVGNLLGVNPLISMMTGSIPMTGGHGNAAAFAPIAVEAGASAAMEVAIAAATFGLISGCILGGPFGNFIIKRHKLEDPALDGKDDTSELGEAAPTQPIDKNSVVNAMFLMCIALGIGQVSTLVLKKFGISFPIHVSCMLGGILIRLFYDKKAGNHEVLYEAIDTVGEFSLGLFVSMSIISMKLWQLSGLGFALIILLFVQVIFIIFFCYFLTFNLLGRNYDAAVMAVGHTGFGLGAVPVSMTTMQTVCKKYRYSKLAFFVVPVIGGFISNISNAIIITKFLNIAKAMLGIG from the coding sequence ATGGAAAGAATGGCGTTACAACTAGGCATGTTTGAAACATTGGCTTTAGCAGTTTTAGCAATTTACTTAGGAAATTTTCTTAGAAAAGTGTTTCCTGTCTTAAAGAAGTATTGTCTACCAGCGTCTGTAGTTGGAGGAACAATATTTGCAGCAATTTCCTTGATTTTATATTATTCTAATGTAGCAGAGTTAACTTTTGAATTTAAAGCAGTAAATTCATTATTCTATTGTATTTTCTTTGCTGCAAGTGGGGCAGCAGCCAGTTTATCTTTATTGAAGAAAGGTGGAAAACTAGTTGTCATTTTTGCTATTTTAGCAGCAGTTTTAGCAGCATGTCAGAATGCTTTAGCACTGTTTGTTGGTAATTTATTGGGAGTAAATCCATTAATTTCAATGATGACAGGAAGTATTCCTATGACAGGAGGTCATGGAAATGCAGCAGCTTTTGCTCCAATTGCAGTGGAAGCTGGAGCAAGTGCAGCAATGGAAGTAGCTATTGCGGCTGCAACATTTGGCTTGATTTCAGGATGTATTTTAGGAGGACCTTTTGGAAACTTTATAATTAAAAGACATAAGCTGGAAGATCCAGCTTTAGATGGGAAGGATGATACTTCAGAATTAGGAGAAGCAGCTCCTACACAGCCAATTGATAAAAACAGTGTTGTTAATGCAATGTTTTTAATGTGTATTGCTTTAGGAATTGGGCAAGTATCAACTCTGGTTTTGAAAAAATTTGGAATCAGTTTTCCAATTCATGTAAGCTGTATGTTAGGTGGAATTTTAATTAGATTATTTTATGATAAAAAAGCTGGAAACCATGAAGTGTTGTATGAGGCAATTGATACAGTTGGAGAATTCTCATTGGGATTATTTGTTTCAATGTCTATTATTTCAATGAAATTATGGCAATTATCTGGATTAGGATTTGCTCTAATTATACTATTATTTGTTCAAGTAATCTTTATTATATTCTTCTGTTATTTCCTAACTTTCAACTTGTTAGGAAGAAACTATGATGCAGCAGTTATGGCAGTAGGACATACAGGATTCGGATTAGGAGCTGTTCCTGTTTCTATGACTACAATGCAGACTGTTTGTAAAAAGTATCGATACTCTAAACTAGCCTTCTTTGTTGTTCCAGTAATTGGAGGATTTATAAGTAATATTTCCAATGCAATTATTATTACTAAATTCTTAAATATTGCAAAGGCTATGCTTGGAATAGGATAG
- a CDS encoding acyl-CoA carboxylase subunit beta: MGNYSMPNYFQNMEQIGKELTKIDEENEKLVKDVEEEISKLIDEMHDAGTPDEKIAEKGQMTALERIAELIDEGTWCPLNSLYNPQEFATGTGIVKGLARINGKWVVVVASDNKKIVGAWVPGQAENLLRASDTAKCLGIPLVYILNCSGVKLDEQEKVYANRRGGGTPFYRNAELQQLGIPVIVGIYGTNPAGGGYHSISPTILIAHEDANMAVGGAGIVGGMNPKGYIDQEGAEQIIEATEKAKGAEVPGTVSIHYDETGFFREVYCDEVGVLEGIKNYIDCLPAYDLEFFRVDEPAEPALDPNDLYSIIPMNQKKIYNIYDVIGRLVDNSEFSEYKKGYGPEIVTGLAKIDGLLVGIVANFQGLLMKYPEYKENGIGIGGKLYRQGLIKMNEFVTLCSRDKLPIIWVQDTTGIDVGNEAEKAELLGLGQSLIYSIQNSKVPQMEVTLRKGTAAAHYVLGGPQGNSTNAFSLGTAATEINVMNGETAATAMYSRRLVKDKKEGKDLTATIEKMNKLINEYKEKSTPRYSAETGMVDEIVNLYDIRAYMIAFVNSVYQNPKAICAFHQMLLPRAIREYNTFTKK, encoded by the coding sequence ATGGGAAATTACTCAATGCCTAATTATTTCCAGAATATGGAACAAATTGGAAAAGAATTAACAAAAATTGATGAAGAAAATGAAAAGTTAGTAAAAGATGTAGAAGAAGAAATAAGTAAATTGATAGATGAGATGCATGATGCAGGAACTCCTGATGAAAAAATTGCTGAAAAAGGACAAATGACGGCTTTAGAAAGAATAGCAGAATTAATTGATGAGGGAACTTGGTGTCCATTAAACAGCCTTTACAATCCACAAGAATTTGCAACTGGAACAGGAATTGTAAAAGGATTGGCAAGAATAAATGGAAAATGGGTAGTAGTAGTTGCCTCTGATAATAAAAAAATTGTTGGAGCTTGGGTTCCAGGGCAAGCAGAAAATTTATTAAGAGCTTCTGATACTGCAAAATGTTTAGGAATTCCTTTAGTATATATTTTAAACTGCAGTGGAGTAAAATTAGACGAGCAGGAAAAAGTATATGCAAACAGAAGAGGGGGAGGAACTCCTTTCTATAGAAATGCAGAATTACAGCAATTAGGAATTCCAGTTATTGTAGGAATTTATGGAACAAATCCAGCTGGTGGGGGATACCATAGTATCAGTCCAACTATCTTGATTGCTCACGAAGATGCAAATATGGCAGTAGGAGGAGCTGGAATTGTTGGGGGAATGAATCCTAAAGGATATATTGATCAAGAGGGAGCAGAACAAATCATAGAAGCAACTGAAAAAGCAAAAGGAGCAGAGGTTCCAGGAACAGTATCTATTCATTATGATGAAACTGGATTTTTCAGAGAAGTATATTGTGATGAAGTTGGTGTATTAGAAGGAATCAAAAATTATATTGATTGCTTACCAGCATATGATTTAGAATTCTTTAGAGTAGACGAACCAGCAGAACCTGCATTAGATCCAAATGATTTATATTCTATTATTCCAATGAATCAAAAGAAAATATACAACATTTATGATGTTATTGGAAGACTAGTGGATAATAGTGAATTTAGTGAATATAAAAAAGGATATGGACCTGAAATTGTAACTGGACTTGCTAAAATAGATGGACTTTTAGTAGGGATTGTTGCAAATTTCCAAGGATTGTTGATGAAATATCCTGAATATAAAGAAAATGGAATTGGAATTGGTGGGAAATTATACAGACAAGGTCTTATAAAAATGAATGAGTTTGTAACTCTTTGTTCAAGAGATAAATTACCAATTATTTGGGTACAGGATACTACAGGAATAGATGTAGGAAATGAAGCAGAAAAAGCTGAATTACTAGGATTAGGACAATCTTTGATTTATTCAATCCAAAATTCGAAAGTTCCTCAAATGGAAGTTACATTGAGAAAAGGAACTGCAGCAGCTCACTATGTATTAGGAGGACCTCAAGGAAATTCGACTAATGCTTTCTCATTAGGAACTGCAGCAACTGAAATTAATGTAATGAATGGAGAAACAGCAGCAACTGCAATGTATTCAAGAAGATTAGTAAAAGATAAAAAAGAGGGAAAAGATTTAACTGCAACTATTGAAAAAATGAACAAACTAATTAATGAATATAAAGAAAAATCAACTCCAAGGTATTCAGCAGAAACTGGAATGGTGGATGAAATCGTAAATCTATACGATATTAGAGCTTATATGATAGCATTTGTAAATTCTGTTTATCAAAATCCAAAAGCAATTTGTGCTTTTCATCAAATGCTTTTACCAAGGGCCATTAGAGAATACAATACATTTACAAAAAAATAA
- the gctB gene encoding glutaconate CoA-transferase subunit B — translation MVNYKNYTNKEMQAITIAKEITDGQIVIVGTGLPLIGASLAKRIFAPNCKLIVESGLMDCSPIEVPRSVGDNRLMAHCGVQWPNIRFIGFEANELLNGNDRMIAFIGGAQIDPYGNVNSTCIGDYYRPKTRFTGSGGANAIATYSNTVIMMQHEKRRFMDKVDYITSVGWGDGPGGREKLGLTGNRGPVAVVTDRGVLRFDEETKRMYLAGYYPTSSIEEIIENTGFEIDTSRAVLLEAPSEEVIKMIREEIDPGQAFIKVPVAE, via the coding sequence ATGGTAAATTATAAAAATTATACCAATAAAGAAATGCAAGCAATTACTATTGCAAAAGAAATCACAGATGGACAGATTGTAATTGTAGGAACAGGACTTCCATTGATTGGAGCCTCTTTAGCAAAAAGAATCTTTGCTCCAAATTGTAAACTAATTGTGGAAAGTGGACTTATGGACTGCAGTCCAATTGAAGTACCTAGAAGCGTTGGGGATAATAGATTAATGGCTCACTGTGGAGTTCAATGGCCAAATATTCGTTTTATTGGATTTGAAGCAAATGAATTATTAAATGGAAATGACAGAATGATTGCTTTCATTGGAGGAGCACAAATTGATCCTTATGGAAATGTAAATTCAACTTGCATTGGAGATTATTATCGTCCAAAAACAAGATTTACAGGATCAGGAGGAGCAAATGCAATTGCAACATATTCTAACACTGTAATTATGATGCAGCATGAAAAAAGAAGATTTATGGATAAAGTTGATTATATAACAAGTGTAGGATGGGGAGATGGACCAGGAGGAAGAGAGAAGTTAGGACTTACTGGAAATAGAGGTCCAGTTGCTGTTGTAACTGACAGAGGAGTATTGAGGTTTGACGAGGAAACTAAAAGAATGTATCTAGCTGGATACTATCCAACTTCATCTATTGAGGAGATTATTGAAAATACTGGATTTGAAATTGATACTTCAAGAGCTGTTTTATTAGAAGCACCAAGTGAAGAAGTTATTAAAATGATTAGAGAAGAAATTGATCCAGGGCAAGCATTTATTAAAGTGCCAGTAGCAGAATAA
- the gctA gene encoding glutaconate CoA-transferase subunit A gives MSKVMSLHDAVKTYVKSGDSICIGGFTTNRKPYAAVYEILRQGLGDFTGYSGPAGGDWDMLIGEGRVKNFINCYIANSGYTNVCRRFRHEVEKVGKMNLEDYSQDVVMYMLHASSLGLPFLPVKLMQGSDIVNKWGISKEVREKDPKLPNDKLVEIENPLVPGEKVIAVPVPRLDVAVIHVQKASINGTCSIEGDEFHDIDIAIAAKRCIVTCEELVTEEEIRKEPSKNSIPQFCVDAVVHVPFGAHPSQCYNYYDYDANFFKMYDTVTKTEEDFKAFLQEWVYDIKNNDEYIDKLGASRLTKLRVVPGFGYAAKLVKEAK, from the coding sequence GTGAGTAAAGTAATGTCATTGCATGATGCAGTCAAAACTTATGTAAAATCAGGGGACAGTATTTGTATTGGTGGTTTTACAACTAATAGAAAACCATATGCAGCAGTGTATGAAATTTTAAGACAAGGATTAGGAGATTTTACAGGATATTCTGGACCAGCAGGTGGAGATTGGGATATGTTGATTGGAGAAGGTAGAGTAAAAAACTTTATCAACTGTTATATCGCAAACTCAGGATACACAAATGTATGCAGAAGATTTAGACATGAAGTAGAAAAAGTTGGGAAAATGAATTTAGAAGACTATTCTCAAGATGTTGTTATGTATATGCTTCATGCTTCATCATTAGGGTTACCATTTTTACCAGTAAAATTAATGCAAGGATCAGATATAGTAAACAAATGGGGAATTAGTAAAGAAGTAAGAGAAAAAGATCCAAAACTGCCAAATGATAAATTAGTAGAAATAGAAAATCCTTTGGTTCCAGGAGAAAAGGTAATAGCAGTACCAGTACCTAGGTTGGATGTAGCAGTTATTCATGTGCAAAAAGCTTCAATAAATGGAACTTGTTCTATTGAAGGAGATGAATTCCATGATATTGATATTGCAATTGCAGCAAAAAGATGTATTGTAACTTGTGAAGAATTAGTAACAGAAGAGGAGATTAGAAAAGAGCCAAGTAAAAACTCTATTCCTCAATTCTGTGTAGACGCAGTAGTTCATGTACCATTTGGGGCACATCCTTCTCAATGTTATAATTACTATGACTATGATGCTAATTTTTTCAAGATGTATGACACAGTAACAAAAACAGAAGAAGACTTTAAAGCCTTTTTACAAGAATGGGTATATGACATCAAGAATAATGATGAATATATTGATAAACTAGGAGCGAGCAGATTAACAAAATTGAGAGTAGTACCAGGATTCGGATATGCTGCAAAACTAGTAAAGGAGGCAAAATAA
- a CDS encoding sodium ion-translocating decarboxylase subunit beta yields MEFVKILEIMMAKSGFVALTWQNLVMFLISFVLIYLAIVKQFEPLLLLPIAFGVFLTNLPLAGLMNEADPWYASGVLRIIYNGIKSNLFPCLIFMGIGAMTDFGPLIANPISLLLGAAAQFGIYITFMAANALPFFSAKQSAAIAIIGGADGPTSIYLANNLAPELLAPIAVAAYSYMALIPLIQPPIMKLLTTKKERAVKMKQLRKISKIEKIVFPIGTVLFTSLLLPSVAPLLGMLMLGNIFKESGVVQRLSDTAQNALINIVTIMLGVTVGATANGELFLRLETIAIICMGLFAFCMSTVGGVLLGKVLYLITGGKINPLIGSAGVSAVPMAARVSQTVGSSENPTNFLLMHAMGPNVAGVIGSAVAAGYFMLIFGK; encoded by the coding sequence ATGGAGTTTGTTAAAATTTTAGAAATTATGATGGCAAAATCTGGATTTGTTGCATTAACATGGCAAAATCTAGTAATGTTTCTCATATCATTTGTTTTAATTTATTTAGCCATTGTAAAACAATTTGAACCTCTGCTATTGTTGCCAATTGCCTTTGGAGTTTTCTTGACTAACCTGCCTTTAGCTGGTTTGATGAATGAAGCAGATCCTTGGTATGCATCTGGGGTTTTACGAATTATTTATAATGGAATTAAGAGTAATCTATTCCCTTGTTTGATTTTCATGGGAATCGGAGCAATGACAGATTTTGGACCATTGATTGCAAATCCAATTAGTCTCTTGCTGGGAGCAGCAGCACAATTTGGAATTTATATAACTTTTATGGCTGCAAATGCTCTGCCTTTCTTTTCTGCAAAGCAATCAGCAGCAATTGCAATCATTGGAGGAGCCGATGGACCAACTTCTATCTATTTGGCAAATAACTTGGCACCAGAATTGTTAGCGCCAATTGCAGTGGCAGCATATTCTTATATGGCGCTTATTCCTTTAATACAGCCGCCTATTATGAAGCTTTTGACAACAAAAAAAGAAAGAGCTGTAAAAATGAAACAATTAAGAAAAATCAGTAAGATAGAAAAAATTGTTTTCCCAATTGGAACAGTTTTATTTACATCTTTATTATTACCTTCTGTAGCTCCTTTACTAGGTATGCTAATGTTAGGGAATATTTTTAAAGAATCTGGAGTTGTTCAAAGACTTTCAGATACTGCTCAAAATGCATTAATTAATATAGTAACAATTATGTTGGGAGTTACAGTAGGAGCAACAGCAAATGGAGAATTATTCTTACGTTTGGAAACAATTGCAATTATCTGTATGGGATTATTTGCTTTCTGTATGTCAACAGTTGGAGGAGTTTTACTTGGAAAAGTTCTTTATCTGATAACAGGTGGAAAAATCAATCCATTAATTGGTTCAGCAGGAGTATCTGCAGTACCAATGGCTGCCAGAGTGTCTCAAACAGTTGGATCTTCTGAAAATCCAACAAACTTCTTATTGATGCATGCTATGGGACCAAATGTTGCAGGAGTTATCGGTTCTGCAGTAGCAGCAGGATATTTTATGCTGATTTTTGGAAAATAA
- a CDS encoding biotin/lipoyl-containing protein, translating into MKYVVTVNGERYEVEVERVDGKSSSLSRKQMERGVKTRVETEPAVSAAPVSAPSAAAPAASNAGGGSAVISPMPGVILDIKVKEGDSISEGQVVVILEAMKMENEIVSEFTGTVSAIRVKKGDTVDTDAVLVEIK; encoded by the coding sequence ATGAAGTATGTAGTGACAGTAAATGGAGAAAGATATGAAGTTGAGGTAGAAAGAGTAGATGGAAAATCATCATCTTTATCTAGAAAACAAATGGAAAGAGGAGTAAAAACAAGAGTAGAAACAGAACCAGCAGTATCAGCAGCACCAGTATCAGCCCCATCAGCGGCAGCTCCAGCAGCATCAAATGCAGGAGGGGGAAGTGCAGTTATAAGTCCTATGCCAGGAGTTATCCTAGATATAAAAGTAAAAGAAGGAGACAGCATATCTGAAGGACAAGTTGTTGTTATTTTAGAAGCAATGAAAATGGAAAATGAAATTGTATCAGAGTTTACAGGAACAGTATCTGCAATTAGAGTAAAAAAAGGGGATACTGTTGATACTGATGCAGTATTGGTAGAAATTAAATAA
- a CDS encoding OadG family protein, translated as MITTEYIGFLESLFSSLIGMVIVFIALIFLAIFVMVVSRIISVLEKNLIKPADTTKNTAAVSAPAASPKKDNKEDVKIAVITAAISEEMKQPVDKFIITSIQKI; from the coding sequence ATGATTACAACAGAGTACATTGGTTTTCTAGAAAGCTTATTCAGCTCATTGATAGGAATGGTTATTGTATTTATAGCTTTGATTTTTTTAGCCATTTTCGTTATGGTAGTATCAAGAATAATTTCAGTGTTGGAAAAGAATTTAATCAAACCAGCAGATACAACAAAAAATACAGCAGCAGTATCAGCTCCAGCAGCAAGTCCTAAGAAAGATAATAAAGAAGATGTAAAAATTGCTGTAATTACAGCTGCAATCAGTGAAGAAATGAAACAGCCAGTAGATAAATTTATTATTACAAGCATTCAAAAGATTTAA
- a CDS encoding BglG family transcription antiterminator, translating to MEGISLALNKKHFEILKELKKEDDLKRIANIFNQTERSIRYKIEELNENLGQEKIFIKKRKIFCLLDEKDISSLIKGLNEYNYIYEQKERIDLLILESILQQDEFQIEELADLLQISKSTLRADIKILSPKLSKMGIHLEQYNNKKYHLSYKNSDLIYYLSIFLYEYVIFDEGDGKVSFKNTSYFEKRVSEKLTKQYLEVLEDSYQKIKSIDLPYIDETLNLLILLISVLKLRSLNTEELGVLNRKVLRETREFKILQKTFEEFSETQLYFLTDYLLRISCDEKEIFSRHRNWLEIELGVYRLIKEFEHLKQVQLVRNRRLLDDILYYIKPLIYRSSKKIELKNSVLKEVKLVYEDTFHYLKKAFHSFEALLNLEVSDNEIGFLVPIFEVALRNRIKQAKKIVVVSSYKRNLTNFLLARLEEEFLVEIIEVVSVKQLDKIQGEEIDLLVTTLDLTQMNLPYPVCQVNPILTDVDKAHLEEFELLPQDKKIPLEKLMGLIEKNIDSENWNGNKLREELLHTFPNNILDEREQEPQEELKISKNIRTSINAVEWREAVRAGMEILWKQKYIKKSYMEDSVNKKEEDSLIFFLNEKTALFYTEPKENVIKTGFSLVEVKHPLLVRQKKIKYFVCFAPKGDSEDQSLLFQLNDYFEEERIEQKLKKQEKILK from the coding sequence TTGGAGGGAATTTCTTTGGCACTAAATAAAAAACACTTTGAAATTTTAAAAGAGTTAAAGAAAGAGGACGATTTAAAGCGAATCGCAAATATATTTAATCAAACAGAAAGAAGCATTAGATATAAAATTGAAGAGTTAAATGAGAATCTAGGTCAGGAAAAAATTTTTATAAAAAAAAGAAAAATATTCTGCCTTCTGGATGAAAAAGATATTTCTTCACTGATTAAAGGATTGAATGAATATAACTATATTTATGAACAAAAAGAAAGAATAGATTTATTGATTTTAGAAAGTATTCTTCAACAAGATGAATTTCAAATTGAAGAACTTGCAGATTTACTACAGATAAGTAAATCTACATTGAGAGCAGATATTAAAATATTAAGTCCAAAGCTATCTAAAATGGGGATTCATTTGGAGCAATATAATAATAAAAAATACCATTTAAGTTATAAAAACAGTGATTTGATTTACTACTTATCAATTTTTCTATATGAATATGTTATCTTTGATGAAGGAGATGGCAAGGTAAGTTTTAAAAATACTAGCTATTTTGAAAAAAGAGTTTCTGAAAAATTGACAAAACAGTATTTGGAAGTTTTGGAAGATAGTTATCAAAAAATTAAAAGTATAGATCTGCCTTATATTGATGAAACATTAAACTTATTAATATTATTGATTTCTGTTTTAAAGTTGCGAAGTTTAAATACAGAAGAACTAGGTGTTTTAAATAGAAAAGTATTAAGAGAAACAAGGGAATTTAAAATTTTACAGAAAACTTTTGAAGAGTTTTCAGAAACACAGCTTTATTTCCTAACAGACTATTTACTGCGTATTTCTTGTGATGAAAAAGAAATTTTTTCACGACATCGTAACTGGCTGGAAATAGAACTTGGAGTTTATCGTTTAATTAAAGAGTTTGAGCATTTAAAGCAAGTTCAGCTTGTAAGAAACAGAAGATTACTGGATGATATTTTATATTATATCAAGCCGCTTATTTATAGAAGTTCCAAAAAAATTGAATTGAAAAATAGTGTTTTAAAAGAAGTAAAGTTGGTATATGAAGATACTTTCCACTATTTGAAAAAAGCTTTTCATAGTTTTGAAGCTTTATTAAATCTAGAAGTATCTGATAATGAGATTGGATTTTTAGTACCAATATTTGAAGTTGCTTTGCGAAATCGTATTAAGCAGGCAAAAAAAATAGTAGTGGTTTCTTCCTACAAAAGAAATTTAACCAATTTCCTATTGGCCCGTTTAGAGGAAGAGTTTTTAGTAGAAATAATAGAAGTAGTTTCTGTTAAACAACTGGATAAAATTCAAGGAGAAGAAATTGATTTGCTGGTTACAACATTAGATTTAACACAGATGAATTTGCCATATCCAGTATGTCAAGTCAATCCTATTTTGACAGATGTAGATAAAGCTCATTTGGAAGAATTTGAACTTCTGCCTCAAGATAAAAAGATTCCTCTGGAAAAATTGATGGGATTAATTGAAAAAAATATAGATAGTGAAAATTGGAATGGAAATAAATTGCGTGAAGAATTACTCCATACATTTCCTAATAACATACTAGATGAGAGAGAACAGGAGCCTCAAGAGGAATTGAAGATTTCTAAAAATATAAGAACTTCTATTAATGCTGTTGAGTGGAGAGAAGCTGTCAGGGCTGGAATGGAAATTCTATGGAAGCAAAAGTATATCAAAAAATCATACATGGAGGATAGTGTAAATAAGAAGGAAGAAGATAGTTTGATATTTTTCTTAAATGAAAAAACAGCTCTTTTTTATACAGAACCAAAAGAAAATGTTATTAAAACAGGTTTTTCTCTAGTAGAAGTAAAACATCCTTTATTGGTAAGGCAGAAAAAGATAAAGTATTTTGTATGTTTTGCTCCAAAAGGAGATTCAGAGGATCAGAGTTTACTGTTTCAGTTAAATGATTATTTTGAAGAAGAAAGAATTGAACAAAAGTTAAAAAAACAGGAAAAAATACTTAAGTAA
- a CDS encoding S8 family serine peptidase: protein MGSKQHYKIKLREGADSCSWEEELKEKGIFFEKKEYFPEYIIYKIEKPSEDILKEISQRREISKIEVMHHYFLNFQTHSIEAQMPPFEKASVNKKYPVVGVLDNGIANIEMLSSWIYRDEKQYCPERQHPTHGNFVAGVILYGDELSDKKWIAGEKIKIYDAAIIPDFSLCQLEEDELLFRLRKAVEDHPWIKIWNLAISIRVAVDLERISEFGLLLDYLQEKYDIIICKSCGNGEFIKDKEEKGSILQGSDTIRSLVIASCNQEGEVSSFSLSGKGHKILEKPDIAMYGGDVFWDANGKRKVAGVYSFSPKGEIVSSFGTSFATARMTSLLGNILFWKENASALFLKAMVIQTASHGEKYFLGYGCPKDTDGIKKEYENSYVLEGYLLEEERITLAYRNGKILCTLASDIILDYYQEEDYVLCDIDLSFEKNGKKYEENNLFGKYDRLNNLKKYEIPMEEEEGEIEIIFSKRWRRDKYKVKDRGLSYCFIFQK from the coding sequence ATGGGATCAAAACAACACTATAAAATAAAATTAAGAGAAGGAGCAGATAGCTGCTCTTGGGAAGAAGAGTTAAAAGAAAAAGGAATCTTCTTTGAAAAAAAAGAATATTTTCCTGAATATATTATTTATAAAATTGAAAAACCTAGTGAGGATATTTTAAAAGAAATTTCTCAAAGAAGAGAAATTTCTAAAATTGAAGTAATGCATCATTATTTTTTAAATTTTCAAACTCATTCTATAGAGGCACAAATGCCACCTTTTGAAAAAGCTTCTGTTAATAAAAAGTATCCTGTAGTTGGAGTTTTGGATAATGGAATTGCAAATATTGAAATGCTGTCTTCTTGGATATATCGAGATGAAAAACAATATTGCCCTGAAAGACAGCATCCTACTCATGGAAATTTTGTGGCAGGAGTAATCTTGTATGGTGATGAATTAAGCGATAAAAAATGGATTGCAGGAGAGAAAATTAAAATTTATGATGCAGCTATTATACCAGATTTTAGTCTTTGTCAATTGGAAGAAGATGAACTTTTGTTTAGACTGAGAAAAGCAGTTGAGGATCATCCTTGGATTAAAATATGGAATTTGGCAATTAGTATTCGAGTTGCTGTTGATTTAGAAAGAATCTCTGAGTTTGGATTGCTATTGGATTATTTGCAGGAAAAATATGATATTATTATTTGCAAATCTTGTGGAAATGGAGAATTTATAAAGGATAAAGAGGAAAAAGGGAGTATTTTACAAGGTTCTGACACAATCCGTTCCTTAGTGATTGCTTCATGTAATCAAGAAGGGGAGGTTTCTAGTTTCAGTTTAAGTGGAAAGGGGCATAAAATTTTAGAAAAACCAGATATTGCAATGTATGGAGGAGACGTTTTCTGGGATGCAAATGGAAAAAGAAAAGTAGCAGGAGTATATTCTTTTTCACCAAAGGGTGAAATTGTAAGCTCTTTTGGAACAAGTTTTGCCACAGCTCGTATGACTTCTCTGTTGGGAAATATTCTTTTTTGGAAAGAAAATGCTTCAGCTCTTTTTCTGAAAGCAATGGTAATACAAACTGCAAGTCATGGTGAAAAATATTTTTTAGGTTATGGATGTCCTAAAGATACTGATGGTATTAAGAAAGAATATGAAAACTCATATGTTTTAGAAGGGTATTTATTAGAAGAAGAGAGGATAACACTAGCTTATAGAAATGGAAAAATTCTATGTACTCTGGCATCTGATATCATTTTAGACTATTATCAGGAAGAAGATTATGTTCTTTGTGATATTGATTTAAGTTTTGAAAAAAATGGAAAAAAATATGAAGAAAATAATCTTTTTGGAAAGTATGACAGACTTAACAATTTGAAAAAATATGAAATTCCTATGGAGGAAGAAGAGGGAGAAATAGAAATTATTTTTTCGAAGAGATGGAGGAGAGATAAATATAAAGTGAAAGATAGAGGACTTTCGTATTGCTTTATTTTTCAAAAATAA